A window of the Pseudomonadota bacterium genome harbors these coding sequences:
- a CDS encoding ATP-dependent zinc protease: MPVIRSSAATALTLVAVFFAAAKAHGQPPSDSAPADAASRGSRALLEPSEPQTFGWIEQVILSPELQWKLDAKLDTGADTSSLDAHKIRRVRYKGKSYVRFSIKNPESGEMVSLRRPYVRTVRIRRHTGNHQRRRVALMTVCLGNVERTIEVTLTDREYFDYPMLLGRSALAGLAVVDPMATYTRDPDCRPALESDPIDAGETADDSDAGVTSAPRDFLSSGQKYSADITPVRASGEPSDGVDVMRSRGVARTRTGD, from the coding sequence ATGCCTGTCATTCGATCATCCGCCGCCACCGCGCTGACGCTGGTGGCGGTTTTCTTTGCCGCTGCTAAAGCGCACGGCCAGCCACCTTCCGACTCGGCGCCGGCCGACGCAGCGTCGCGCGGCAGTCGCGCGCTGCTCGAACCGTCTGAACCACAGACGTTCGGTTGGATTGAGCAAGTAATTTTGTCTCCGGAGTTGCAATGGAAGCTCGACGCTAAACTGGACACCGGCGCAGATACGTCGTCGCTGGACGCGCATAAGATTCGTCGCGTGCGTTACAAAGGGAAAAGCTACGTGCGTTTTTCGATAAAGAATCCAGAAAGCGGTGAGATGGTGTCGTTACGACGGCCCTATGTCCGCACAGTCCGCATTCGCCGCCACACCGGCAATCACCAGCGCCGACGAGTGGCACTCATGACCGTTTGTTTGGGTAACGTTGAGCGCACGATCGAAGTCACACTCACGGATCGAGAGTACTTCGACTACCCAATGTTACTGGGTCGCAGTGCGCTGGCGGGATTGGCGGTCGTGGATCCCATGGCCACCTATACGCGCGATCCAGATTGTCGGCCCGCGCTCGAATCAGATCCGATTGACGCCGGGGAAACCGCAGACGATTCCGACGCCGGGGTAACATCGGCACCGCGTGATTTCTTGTCAAGCGGTCAAAAATACTCGGCCGACATCACGCCGGTCCGCGCAAGCGGTGAGCCCTCAGATGGCGTCGACGTCATGCGATCGCGCGGCGTAGCGCGGACACGCACCGGAGACTAG
- a CDS encoding aminotransferase class III-fold pyridoxal phosphate-dependent enzyme, producing the protein MVANLTSEPFSHVAELDRRHVWHHLTNHYAFDASPPMMVVKGKGLRVWDANGKEYLDAVSGGLWTVNVGYGRTSIAKAVHDQLVDMCFFANSAGNVPGALFAERLLEKMPGMGRVYFSNSGSEANEKAYKIVRQIAHLKYGGKKHKIIYRERDYHGTTIGCLSSTGQFERKNQYGPFAPGFVEMPHCLEYRNQYDDVDYGPRAAQELETTILREGADTVGAVVLEPITAGGGVITPPAGYWETIQAICKKYDVLLHIDEVVCGLGRTGTWFGYQHYGIKPDIVTMAKGVASGYAAISCTVTTDAVFDLFKEDPKDRMGYFRDVSTFGGCASGPVAALENLRIIEDENLLDNTQRVGAYLLAKLHELKSKHELIGDVRGKGLFCGLELVSDRRSKTPVDETVVMKIAADCLEQGVMIGRTNRSFRDFNNTIALAPALIATEQDIDQIVASIDDALSRV; encoded by the coding sequence ATGGTTGCCAATTTGACCTCGGAACCGTTTAGCCATGTGGCCGAATTAGACCGTCGACACGTCTGGCATCACTTGACCAACCACTACGCGTTCGATGCCAGCCCACCGATGATGGTGGTCAAGGGCAAAGGGCTGCGCGTGTGGGACGCCAATGGCAAAGAGTATCTAGACGCTGTTTCCGGTGGACTCTGGACGGTGAACGTGGGTTACGGGCGAACATCAATCGCCAAAGCGGTCCATGACCAACTGGTCGACATGTGCTTCTTTGCCAACTCCGCGGGGAATGTACCGGGCGCGCTTTTTGCCGAACGGCTGCTCGAAAAAATGCCCGGCATGGGACGCGTGTATTTTTCCAATTCTGGCTCCGAGGCGAACGAGAAGGCGTACAAGATCGTTCGCCAAATTGCGCACCTTAAATACGGGGGCAAAAAGCATAAGATCATTTATCGTGAACGCGACTACCATGGCACCACCATCGGGTGCCTGAGCTCGACCGGTCAGTTCGAACGCAAGAACCAGTACGGCCCCTTCGCACCCGGCTTCGTCGAAATGCCGCACTGTCTCGAATACCGCAATCAGTACGACGACGTCGACTACGGACCGCGGGCCGCCCAAGAACTTGAAACGACCATTCTTCGCGAAGGTGCCGATACCGTTGGTGCCGTGGTGCTCGAACCCATCACAGCAGGTGGCGGTGTGATTACTCCACCGGCCGGTTATTGGGAAACCATTCAGGCCATCTGCAAAAAATACGACGTACTGCTGCACATCGATGAGGTGGTGTGTGGATTAGGGCGCACGGGTACGTGGTTTGGCTATCAACACTACGGCATCAAACCCGACATCGTCACCATGGCCAAAGGCGTCGCCTCCGGTTATGCGGCCATTTCATGCACGGTGACCACTGACGCGGTGTTCGACCTCTTCAAGGAAGACCCCAAAGATCGCATGGGCTACTTTCGTGATGTATCCACGTTTGGCGGTTGCGCCTCCGGCCCAGTCGCTGCCCTTGAAAACCTGCGCATCATTGAAGACGAAAACCTGCTCGACAATACCCAGCGTGTGGGCGCGTATCTGCTCGCGAAACTGCATGAGCTCAAATCCAAGCACGAGTTAATTGGGGACGTCCGAGGCAAAGGTCTTTTCTGTGGTCTGGAACTGGTGTCTGATCGACGGAGTAAAACGCCGGTCGATGAAACCGTGGTGATGAAAATCGCCGCCGACTGCCTTGAGCAAGGCGTCATGATTGGTCGCACCAATCGCAGCTTCCGAGACTTTAACAACACGATTGCGCTGGCGCCGGCCCTCATCGCGACGGAACAGGACATTGACCAAATTGTCGCGTCGATTGACGACGCCCTATCGCGTGTCTGA
- a CDS encoding UUP1 family membrane protein, which translates to MFIRRQVIVLSLLLALAGMALFSYKAFELGLPLKENTDSRVWTVEARLGFVGTGGPAKAQMRLPQQPPGLGILNENFISRGFGLSTQEYDNRERLAFWSLRRARGPQAVYYRLSVFKEAVDASRAQTPAFPPIPKLEEPYSTALEDLVSDARERSADIASFTSEMLRHINNPTQEENVQLFLGADNSTIAKAKVTQTLLAGARIPTRIANGMELRDEPHVATIRPWLEVHNGQRWLSFDVESGVQFEADRHLVWFYGDKDFVSVSGGRNVETEIFLRKEMIDSIAVAEQRAINVGSHAVEFSLFSLPIRTQAVYGVLLMIPIGALVMVLMRNVIGVPTFGTFTPILVALAFRETQLLYGIILFSFVVALGLLVRFYFEKLRLLLVPRLAAVLTVVVLLLVGISIMSNRLDLETGLSVALFPMVILTMVIERMSIVWEERGSGAAMSEGFGSLVVATMAYLVMSIDQLQYLLFAFPELLLIVLGLCLLLGRYTGFRASELIRFRSFGDSKA; encoded by the coding sequence GTGTTTATCCGCCGACAGGTCATTGTGCTCTCGCTCTTGCTCGCGCTCGCGGGCATGGCGTTGTTTTCGTATAAAGCGTTCGAGCTTGGATTGCCGCTGAAAGAAAACACCGATTCGCGCGTCTGGACCGTCGAAGCCCGCTTGGGTTTTGTCGGCACAGGCGGGCCGGCCAAAGCGCAGATGCGTTTGCCGCAGCAACCGCCTGGACTGGGTATCCTCAACGAAAACTTTATTTCGCGCGGATTTGGTCTCAGTACGCAAGAATACGACAATCGCGAGCGACTTGCGTTTTGGTCATTACGCCGAGCGCGCGGTCCGCAAGCCGTTTACTATCGTCTGTCTGTGTTCAAAGAAGCGGTCGACGCGTCACGCGCGCAAACGCCAGCGTTCCCACCCATTCCCAAGCTAGAGGAGCCTTACTCGACGGCGCTTGAAGATCTGGTGTCTGACGCGCGAGAACGCTCGGCCGACATCGCCTCGTTCACCTCCGAAATGTTGCGGCATATCAACAACCCGACCCAGGAAGAGAATGTGCAACTGTTTCTGGGCGCCGACAACAGTACGATTGCCAAAGCTAAAGTCACCCAAACGTTGTTAGCCGGCGCACGGATTCCCACGCGCATCGCAAATGGGATGGAGCTTCGCGATGAGCCGCATGTCGCGACAATTCGACCTTGGCTTGAGGTGCACAACGGGCAGCGTTGGCTGTCCTTCGACGTGGAGTCCGGCGTGCAGTTCGAAGCGGATCGGCATCTGGTTTGGTTCTATGGCGACAAAGACTTTGTGTCGGTGAGCGGGGGGCGCAATGTAGAAACCGAGATTTTCTTGCGCAAAGAGATGATTGATAGCATCGCGGTCGCCGAACAGCGCGCGATCAATGTGGGATCTCATGCTGTTGAGTTTTCGCTGTTCAGTTTGCCGATTCGCACCCAAGCCGTCTATGGCGTGCTGCTTATGATTCCGATCGGCGCACTCGTGATGGTGTTGATGCGAAACGTGATTGGTGTGCCGACGTTTGGCACGTTCACCCCCATTTTGGTGGCGTTGGCGTTTCGCGAAACGCAATTACTGTACGGCATTATTTTGTTCTCATTCGTCGTCGCGCTTGGCTTACTGGTGCGCTTCTATTTCGAAAAGCTGCGTCTATTGCTTGTCCCCAGGCTCGCAGCGGTGCTCACGGTGGTGGTCTTGTTGCTAGTGGGTATCAGCATCATGAGCAATCGCCTCGACCTTGAGACCGGATTATCGGTGGCGCTGTTTCCCATGGTCATTTTGACGATGGTGATCGAACGCATGTCGATTGTGTGGGAAGAGCGCGGTTCGGGCGCGGCGATGTCAGAAGGCTTCGGCAGTCTCGTGGTGGCGACCATGGCCTATTTGGTGATGAGCATCGATCAGCTCCAATACTTGCTGTTTGCCTTTCCAGAATTGCTGTTAATCGTTCTGGGGTTGTGTCTCCTGCTGGGTCGCTACACTGGGTTTCGGGCATCCGAACTCATTCGCTTTCGTTCGTTTGGCGACTCGAAGGCCTAA
- a CDS encoding PLP-dependent aminotransferase family protein, producing MVEQIVAAIVRGNIPPDKPLPPSRVLASQLGVARNTVTLAYYRLKDDGFLVSKERSGFYVNPDAIEASAAVPRRATDTVDPLFAPDWSARTLRLPSAQRNIEKPGNWTEYPYPFIYGQLDYNLFPVHHWRECCRDAASVSAVRDWAGDQVHQDDDMLIAQIRQHLLPRRGVFAESDQIMITVGAQQALYMIARLFLDATTTIGIEDPGYVDIRNIADLNRARIQPLPIDEQGLVINNAIGRCDYVYVTPSHQSPTTVTLPLERRNALLDMAVRDDIVIIEDDYESEMAFLSTPTPALKSLDKNSRVIYVGSLSKTLAPGLRIGYVVASADLIRELRAMRRLIVRHPAANNQRAAAMFMARGYYESHKRSLVRTYKERHLALRDALDRYLPDSTTVPAHGGSSFWITAHPRLDARKLAEAAASHGLLIEPGDVHFQSANPPRNCFRLGFSSIDTERIEPGIKLLSELVERTSDSH from the coding sequence ATCGTTGAGCAGATTGTGGCGGCTATCGTGCGCGGCAACATCCCGCCCGATAAACCACTGCCGCCCAGCCGCGTGTTGGCCAGCCAGCTGGGGGTTGCGCGCAATACGGTGACGCTGGCGTATTACCGTTTGAAAGACGATGGGTTTTTGGTATCCAAAGAACGCAGCGGATTTTATGTTAATCCAGACGCGATCGAGGCCTCGGCGGCGGTGCCACGCCGTGCAACAGATACGGTCGATCCGCTGTTTGCACCGGATTGGTCGGCACGTACGCTGCGCCTACCGTCGGCTCAGCGCAATATCGAAAAGCCAGGCAATTGGACGGAGTATCCGTACCCGTTTATTTACGGCCAACTCGACTACAATCTCTTCCCTGTGCATCACTGGCGCGAGTGCTGTCGAGATGCCGCGAGCGTGAGCGCGGTGCGTGACTGGGCCGGCGATCAGGTGCATCAAGACGACGATATGCTTATCGCGCAAATCCGGCAGCACCTGTTGCCAAGACGCGGCGTGTTCGCCGAATCTGACCAGATCATGATCACCGTGGGCGCACAGCAGGCGTTGTATATGATCGCGCGTTTGTTTTTGGATGCGACCACAACCATTGGGATTGAAGACCCCGGGTATGTGGATATTCGCAATATCGCCGATCTCAATAGAGCGCGCATTCAGCCATTGCCGATCGATGAGCAGGGGCTTGTGATCAACAACGCGATCGGCCGCTGCGATTACGTTTATGTCACACCAAGCCACCAGTCGCCGACAACGGTCACATTGCCACTGGAACGCCGCAATGCGCTGTTAGATATGGCGGTGCGTGATGACATTGTGATCATTGAGGATGATTACGAGAGTGAAATGGCGTTTTTGTCGACGCCCACGCCCGCGCTCAAGAGCCTGGATAAGAACAGCCGAGTGATTTACGTCGGAAGTTTGTCGAAGACGTTGGCGCCCGGTTTGCGGATTGGTTACGTGGTGGCGTCGGCAGACTTGATCCGCGAACTGCGAGCGATGCGTCGACTGATCGTGCGGCATCCGGCAGCCAATAATCAACGGGCGGCGGCGATGTTTATGGCCCGTGGCTACTATGAGTCCCACAAGCGCTCGCTGGTGCGAACCTACAAGGAGCGACACCTGGCGCTGCGCGATGCACTCGATCGTTACTTGCCCGATAGCACCACCGTACCCGCTCATGGCGGATCCTCCTTTTGGATCACCGCGCATCCACGGCTGGATGCTCGCAAGCTCGCCGAGGCCGCGGCCTCCCACGGCCTGTTGATCGAGCCGGGCGACGTGCATTTTCAATCCGCCAACCCTCCACGAAACTGCTTCCGATTGGGGTTTTCCTCAATCGACACCGAGCGAATCGAGCCGGGTATCAAGCTTTTGAGCGAACTGGTCGAACGTACGTCCGATTCACACTAG
- a CDS encoding FAD-dependent oxidoreductase encodes MNSRSLPETASVVVIGGGVVGCSVAYHLGKLGVTDVVLLERDQLTSGTTWHAAGLVPQLRGSRKLSELSMYGLGLYPTLEAETGQSTGLKQNGSLNVATCKERLEEVRRGATMARQLGVDARDVGPQEVAELWPLLNIEDVEGAVFVPKDGQLNPVDLTMALAKGARQLGVTLMEHTPVTRVEHANGQVVAVHAGEQRIKTQRVVNCAGMWARQLAQDVGVSVPLHACEHFYAITEPMDDLPSGLPVLRDANGNAYYKEDAGKILIGAFEKTAKPWGMGGIPANFSFGELPEDLDHFMPILEGAMRRIPRLESTGIQTFFNGPESFTPDGSYLLGEAPELNGFFVAAGFNSVGIQSASGAGKVLADWITTGVPTPDLWDVDIRRTFVFQNDADYLKHRVSETLGLLYEMHWPYRQYETSRGIYHSPLHEALKDQGACFGEVAGWERTNWFAASGMQPEYEYSFKRQNWFECAGREHAAVRETVGLFDQTSFAKFRVQGADAEAQLQRICTNNIAVDDGKVVYTQWLNAQGGIEADVTVTRLDRECFQIITSPATGRRDFHWLRTHIAPDARCALQDVTHDYAVISVMGPNARVLMQSVSDDDWSHEGFAFATARHVTIDGVDLLAQRITYVGELGWELYIPVGGALTVYQHLLKHGADVALRHCGYHTLDACRMEKGFRHWGHDINDLDTPIEAGLGFACAMDTDFIGRETVQRQRDEGVSRRLLQFALDDPEPLLYHNETIYRDGESVGYITSGAYGHTLGRAVGLGIIKHAQGETPATLLTSAYQIEIAGQRFSARVSSRPMYDPKSERVRA; translated from the coding sequence ATGAACTCGCGTTCTTTGCCTGAAACTGCAAGCGTTGTCGTGATCGGCGGTGGCGTCGTCGGCTGCAGCGTCGCCTACCACCTCGGCAAGCTTGGCGTCACGGACGTCGTGCTGCTCGAGCGGGATCAACTGACATCGGGTACGACCTGGCACGCCGCCGGACTCGTGCCGCAGCTACGCGGTTCGCGCAAACTCAGCGAACTGTCTATGTATGGGCTGGGTCTTTATCCCACGCTCGAAGCAGAAACCGGCCAATCAACCGGGCTGAAGCAAAATGGCAGCTTAAACGTAGCCACTTGTAAGGAGCGTCTTGAAGAAGTTCGGCGCGGCGCGACTATGGCGCGGCAGCTCGGTGTCGACGCTCGCGACGTGGGCCCGCAAGAAGTGGCTGAATTGTGGCCGCTCCTCAATATTGAAGATGTTGAGGGCGCGGTGTTTGTGCCAAAAGACGGTCAACTCAATCCTGTTGATCTCACTATGGCGCTGGCCAAAGGTGCTCGCCAGCTTGGCGTGACGCTGATGGAACACACGCCCGTCACGCGGGTAGAGCACGCCAATGGGCAAGTCGTAGCGGTGCATGCAGGTGAACAGCGTATTAAAACGCAGCGTGTGGTGAACTGCGCGGGCATGTGGGCGCGCCAACTTGCCCAAGACGTCGGCGTGAGCGTACCGCTACACGCCTGCGAGCATTTCTATGCAATCACCGAACCGATGGACGATCTGCCATCCGGCCTGCCTGTATTGCGCGATGCAAACGGCAATGCGTATTACAAAGAGGATGCGGGAAAAATCCTCATTGGCGCGTTTGAAAAAACGGCCAAACCTTGGGGCATGGGAGGTATCCCAGCCAACTTTAGTTTTGGTGAGCTCCCCGAAGACCTGGACCACTTTATGCCGATTCTTGAAGGCGCGATGCGGCGTATTCCCCGACTTGAATCGACCGGTATCCAAACGTTCTTCAACGGCCCAGAGAGTTTTACGCCCGATGGCAGTTATCTGTTGGGCGAAGCGCCTGAACTCAATGGTTTTTTCGTCGCGGCTGGTTTTAACTCGGTGGGCATTCAGTCCGCCTCGGGCGCAGGCAAAGTCTTAGCGGATTGGATCACTACCGGCGTCCCAACCCCCGACCTCTGGGATGTGGATATTCGCCGCACGTTCGTCTTTCAAAACGACGCCGACTATCTCAAACATCGCGTGAGTGAAACACTTGGCCTGCTTTATGAAATGCACTGGCCTTATCGTCAGTATGAAACGTCGCGTGGCATTTATCACAGCCCGCTCCATGAGGCCCTCAAAGACCAAGGTGCCTGCTTTGGCGAAGTGGCGGGCTGGGAACGCACCAATTGGTTCGCCGCGTCAGGCATGCAGCCCGAATACGAATACAGCTTCAAGCGACAAAATTGGTTTGAGTGCGCCGGACGCGAGCACGCCGCAGTGCGCGAGACGGTTGGCCTGTTCGATCAAACGTCGTTCGCCAAATTTCGGGTTCAAGGCGCGGACGCCGAGGCGCAGCTGCAACGCATCTGTACCAACAACATAGCGGTCGACGACGGCAAAGTGGTCTACACCCAGTGGCTTAATGCACAAGGCGGCATCGAGGCCGATGTCACCGTCACCCGACTTGACCGCGAGTGTTTCCAAATCATTACTAGCCCCGCCACGGGTCGCCGTGACTTTCACTGGCTGCGCACACACATTGCCCCCGACGCGCGCTGTGCGCTGCAGGACGTGACGCACGACTATGCGGTGATCAGCGTGATGGGGCCGAATGCACGCGTGCTGATGCAGTCGGTCAGCGACGATGACTGGAGCCACGAGGGCTTTGCGTTTGCCACGGCGCGTCATGTCACGATTGACGGCGTCGATCTACTGGCTCAACGCATCACCTACGTGGGCGAGCTCGGTTGGGAGCTGTATATTCCGGTCGGTGGCGCACTGACCGTGTATCAGCATCTGCTCAAGCACGGTGCAGACGTGGCGCTCCGCCACTGCGGCTACCATACGCTCGATGCGTGCCGCATGGAAAAGGGCTTTCGTCACTGGGGACATGATATCAACGACCTCGACACTCCCATTGAAGCGGGCCTGGGTTTTGCGTGCGCGATGGATACTGATTTCATCGGTCGTGAGACTGTTCAACGACAGCGCGATGAAGGCGTATCCCGACGACTTTTGCAGTTTGCATTGGACGATCCTGAGCCGCTGCTCTATCACAATGAAACGATCTACCGAGATGGCGAGTCCGTGGGCTATATTACGTCCGGCGCCTATGGCCACACGTTGGGTCGCGCCGTAGGCCTTGGCATTATTAAGCATGCACAAGGGGAAACACCCGCCACGCTGCTGACGTCGGCGTATCAAATTGAAATCGCGGGACAGCGTTTCAGTGCACGCGTCAGTAGCCGACCCATGTATGACCCAAAAAGCGAACGCGTTCGCGCGTAA
- a CDS encoding alpha-L-glutamate ligase-like protein: MWFTTPAKLNRAGVVGINERNGNLIMRYNERRLYPLVDNKILTKQLAEEAGMAVPKLYAVIETQHDVARLETILEGREQFVMKPAHGSGGDGILVIENVTAKGLRRHDGTHLSFDEARYHASTTLSGQYSLGGLPDKLMVEYRVQFDPLFEKISYQGVPDIRVIVFQGYPVMSMVRLPTRVSGGKANLHQGAIGVGIDLSTGTTTSGSIGNEIIAEHPDTGNAISGLTLPGWQSILELAARCFDITGLGYLGVDIVLDKERGALILELNARPGLNIQIANFVGLGARIDALRSRVRQPESAEARVAHARQAFAQ, from the coding sequence ATGTGGTTTACAACGCCAGCCAAATTGAATCGGGCCGGAGTCGTTGGTATCAACGAACGCAACGGCAATTTGATCATGCGCTACAACGAACGGCGTCTGTATCCGCTGGTCGATAATAAAATCCTCACCAAGCAATTGGCGGAAGAGGCCGGTATGGCTGTGCCGAAATTATACGCGGTGATCGAAACTCAACACGACGTTGCCCGGCTTGAAACCATTTTGGAGGGTCGCGAGCAATTTGTGATGAAACCGGCTCACGGCAGTGGCGGCGACGGCATTTTAGTGATTGAAAATGTCACAGCGAAAGGCTTGCGACGTCATGACGGCACGCACTTGAGCTTTGATGAGGCGCGCTACCATGCCTCCACGACATTAAGTGGTCAATACAGTCTTGGGGGATTACCTGACAAGCTGATGGTGGAGTACCGCGTGCAGTTTGATCCGTTGTTCGAAAAGATTTCCTATCAAGGGGTGCCGGACATTCGCGTTATTGTGTTCCAGGGCTATCCGGTGATGTCGATGGTCCGTTTGCCCACTCGTGTGTCGGGCGGCAAAGCCAATCTGCATCAGGGCGCCATTGGCGTGGGCATCGATCTTTCTACTGGCACCACAACAAGTGGTTCGATCGGGAATGAGATCATTGCCGAGCACCCCGATACTGGCAACGCGATCTCGGGTCTCACGTTACCCGGGTGGCAGTCGATTCTTGAGCTGGCGGCCCGATGCTTCGACATCACCGGCCTGGGCTACTTGGGTGTCGATATTGTGCTTGATAAAGAACGTGGTGCGCTCATTTTGGAGCTGAATGCGCGTCCGGGCCTCAATATTCAAATTGCCAACTTCGTCGGTTTGGGCGCACGAATTGATGCGCTTCGATCGCGTGTGCGACAGCCAGAGAGTGCCGAGGCGCGGGTGGCGCATGCGCGTCAGGCGTTTGCCCAGTAA
- a CDS encoding FAD-dependent oxidoreductase: MKSNAKVVVIGGGVVGVSTLYHLAKLGWGDEVVLVEKAELTSGSTWHAAGLLPLFNMNYSMGQIQKYSIELYQTLEEETGQPTGYKNVGSLRMATNQDRLDEHLQYATVAETIGVKTQFLSPEEYRALVPLSTTDQLFDTLYHPDDGYIQPADLTQALAKGARQRGAEIYRKTEVTAIERTENDTWRVVTDKGDIECEHVVSATGSYARQTGAMVGLDVPVIPVEHQYIVTEPHPDVEARHANGEPEIPVIRESDGSWYIREENKGFIIGPYEQGAPCCYVDGVPADTEYELFNGELDRLEPHIESAMARIPACAETGIKQVFNGAIPYTPDASPLIGPAWGIKNFWLNEGHTFGICVSGGAGWQLAKWIVEGEPSIDMLSLDPRRFSDYATKAYLIKKNEESYAHQFVTHFPDEEREAGRPLRTAPCYDRLKAMGAVFGQKAGWERPNWFAAEGEAQQDHWSFRRSRWFDAVKREVAHVTEHVGVLDMTSFAKCRFSGPGAEAFLDSMVANSLPKKTGQLSLAHALNANGGVHSEFTIRRESDQSFYLVSGAGLQRLDQDYLLKHMPNDGSVQFEELTGSTGVLVLAGPKSRQVLESLSRDDFSNSAFPWLRARNVTIGMAPVNAMRVNFIGELGWELHHPIEYQNHLFDALFSAGKAFDIKPFGIRAMDSMRLEKSYRMVGTELSIEYSAFESGLERFVKLDKGDFLGREALVRRQRDERALQFVTVEVLNVDDADALGSNALTRNGELVGRCTSGGFGFRVNKSLALGLVDASAAGIGTQLHIDILGKRYDAVVITESPFDPSNERLRSPD, encoded by the coding sequence ATGAAATCAAACGCAAAAGTGGTGGTTATTGGCGGTGGCGTGGTCGGCGTGAGTACGCTCTATCATTTGGCCAAACTCGGCTGGGGCGACGAAGTCGTGCTGGTCGAAAAAGCGGAGCTGACTTCTGGCAGCACCTGGCATGCGGCCGGCCTGCTGCCACTATTCAACATGAATTACAGCATGGGGCAGATTCAAAAGTACTCCATCGAACTCTACCAAACGCTTGAAGAGGAAACCGGTCAGCCTACGGGCTACAAAAACGTCGGCAGCCTACGTATGGCGACGAACCAAGATCGACTCGATGAGCATCTTCAGTACGCCACAGTCGCTGAGACCATTGGCGTCAAGACGCAGTTTTTATCGCCCGAGGAATACCGAGCGCTGGTGCCGTTATCCACTACTGACCAACTATTCGATACGCTCTATCACCCCGATGACGGCTATATTCAGCCCGCTGATTTAACGCAGGCTCTGGCAAAAGGCGCTCGCCAGCGCGGTGCTGAGATCTATCGCAAGACAGAAGTCACGGCAATCGAACGAACCGAGAACGACACTTGGCGCGTGGTGACCGATAAAGGTGACATTGAATGCGAACATGTCGTGTCCGCCACCGGTTCCTATGCTCGGCAAACCGGCGCGATGGTGGGGCTAGATGTGCCCGTCATTCCGGTCGAGCACCAATACATCGTGACCGAGCCGCATCCCGACGTCGAAGCACGCCATGCTAACGGCGAACCGGAAATACCGGTCATTCGCGAATCCGACGGCTCGTGGTACATCCGTGAAGAAAACAAAGGTTTCATCATCGGTCCCTACGAACAGGGTGCGCCGTGTTGCTATGTCGATGGCGTGCCGGCGGACACCGAGTACGAATTGTTCAACGGTGAACTGGATCGACTCGAGCCGCACATTGAATCGGCTATGGCGCGGATACCCGCCTGCGCTGAAACCGGCATCAAGCAGGTCTTCAATGGCGCGATTCCCTACACGCCAGACGCAAGCCCACTGATTGGTCCAGCCTGGGGGATTAAGAATTTTTGGCTCAACGAAGGCCACACCTTTGGCATCTGCGTGTCGGGTGGCGCGGGCTGGCAGCTCGCGAAGTGGATTGTCGAAGGCGAACCGAGCATCGACATGCTGAGCCTCGACCCGCGGCGCTTCAGCGACTACGCCACCAAGGCCTACCTCATTAAGAAAAACGAGGAGAGCTACGCCCACCAATTTGTCACCCATTTTCCCGACGAGGAGCGAGAGGCGGGTCGTCCGCTGCGCACGGCACCGTGTTACGACCGACTCAAAGCCATGGGAGCGGTCTTTGGGCAAAAAGCCGGTTGGGAACGACCAAACTGGTTCGCCGCCGAAGGCGAAGCGCAACAGGACCATTGGTCCTTCCGCCGCTCGCGTTGGTTTGATGCTGTCAAACGCGAAGTGGCGCATGTCACCGAGCACGTCGGCGTGCTCGACATGACCTCGTTTGCCAAGTGTCGTTTTTCTGGGCCTGGTGCCGAGGCGTTTCTGGATTCGATGGTGGCAAACTCACTGCCCAAAAAGACTGGACAGCTTAGTCTCGCGCATGCGCTGAATGCCAACGGTGGCGTCCACTCTGAGTTCACCATCCGTCGTGAATCCGACCAGTCGTTTTATCTGGTGTCGGGCGCTGGCCTTCAACGCCTGGATCAGGACTACCTGCTCAAACACATGCCCAACGATGGCTCCGTGCAGTTCGAAGAACTGACCGGCAGCACAGGGGTTCTCGTGCTGGCTGGACCAAAATCAAGACAGGTACTCGAATCACTGTCCCGAGATGACTTTTCAAACAGCGCATTCCCGTGGTTGCGTGCCCGCAATGTCACCATCGGCATGGCGCCGGTCAACGCCATGCGTGTGAACTTTATTGGCGAACTGGGCTGGGAACTGCACCATCCGATCGAATATCAAAACCATCTGTTTGACGCCCTGTTTAGCGCCGGCAAAGCGTTTGACATCAAACCGTTTGGCATTCGCGCAATGGACTCGATGCGCCTAGAAAAATCTTATCGCATGGTAGGCACCGAACTGTCGATTGAATATTCCGCCTTCGAATCCGGTCTTGAGCGATTCGTAAAACTGGACAAAGGGGACTTTTTGGGTCGCGAGGCATTGGTACGACGGCAGCGCGACGAGCGGGCGCTTCAGTTCGTGACGGTCGAAGTGTTAAACGTGGACGACGCCGACGCATTGGGCAGTAACGCACTCACTCGCAATGGCGAATTGGTTGGTCGCTGCACGAGTGGGGGTTTTGGGTTCCGCGTGAATAAATCATTAGCGCTGGGTCTGGTGGACGCGAGTGCCGCCGGCATCGGAACGCAGCTACACATCGATATTCTGGGTAAACGCTACGACGCGGTGGTCATCACCGAAAGCCCGTTCGATCCGAGCAACGAGCGATTGCGCTCGCCGGATTGA